TCGGAGTGGACTCAACATTTGAACATTTGAACAATAGAATGAAGAAATTTATTTTCTTTTTGACGCTGTATTATTACGTTTAATAAAAATGGAAATAAGCTCGTTGCATTCGGTCATTTTTACTTCGCTATTCTTAATTCTATTGTTCAAATGTTCTATTGTTTGGTTCAACCATTTCCCACAACTTATTAAGAGGTTACATTTTTTTTAAATCAAGCACTTGTAGTAGGTATATTTCTGTCAATTTTTTTCAACAAGCCTTGTAATACTGTTCCCGGACCAACTTCAGTATAGGATGTCATTCCGTCTTTAATCATGTTTTTCATAATTTGTGTCCATCTTACAGGTGAAGTTAATTGTGCAACAAGGTTTTGTTTAATTTCTTCAGGGTTATTAACTGCTTTTGCATTAACGTTTTGATAAACAGGACAAATAGGTTTATTAAAAGTGGTATTATTAATTGCTTCAGCAAGTTTAATTCTTGCCGATTCCATTAGAGGAGAATGAAAAGCACCACCAACTTTTAAAGGTAATGCTCTTTTTGCCCCTGCTTCTTTCAATTTTGTACAAGCTATTTCAATTCCTTTTATTGAGCCGGAAATAACAAGTTGTCCCGGTGAATTATAATTAGCAGGTACAACAATTTCTTCTATTTCTTTGCATATTTTTTCAACAATGTCATCTTCAAGCCCTATAATTGCTGCCATAGTAGATGGTTCTGCTTCACATGCTTTTTGCATTGCTAAAGCCCGTTTTGAAACTAATATTAAACCATCTTCAAAAGATAATGCTTTATTGGCAACTAATGCGGAAAATTCTCCAAGTGAATGTCCTGCAACCATTTCAGGTTTAAAATCATCACCCAATGTTTTGGCTAATATTACTGAATGCAGAAAAATTGCGGGTTGAGTAACTTTTGTCTGTCTCAAATCTTCGTCAATACCATTAAACATTAGGTCGGTAATTCTAAATCCCAAGATATCATTAGCTTTTTCAAATAATTCTTTGGTAAGTTCAGAATTATCATACAAATCTTTACCCATTCCGACAAACTGGGCACCTTGACCCGGAAAAACATATGCTTTCATATTTTAAGTTTTTAATTTTTAAAAATGCAATTTAAATATTTTATAAAACAATATTATTCTTTTCAAGACAAATTAAATTATGTTATAAACTGGGCGTATTTCCCCATATCCTACTCGTTTTCAAAATTTTTAAAACCAATTCGTCTTCTCGGTTTTACCTTCTCTTTAATTAATTGTTTTATTACTTTAAAGACAAGTTTAAATTGTTCATTGTATTTTGTTTCTAATTTCTCAATTTTATCAGCTAAGTCCTTATTTGTCTGCATTAATTTTCTAATCTGAACAAAAGTTCTCATTATAGCAATATTAACTTGTATTGCCTTCTTACTCTTTAGTACACTTGATAACATGGCAATTCCTTGTTCTGTAAAAGCGAAAGGTGTTATAGGTGAAAATTTATACTGATTTAGCTTATCACAATTTGTGATAAGCTCTTTCCATTCAATTTTTGTAAGTTGAAACATAAAATCAACTGGAAACCTATCAATATTTCGTCTTACTTGTTGTTTTAGTGCTCGTGTTTCAACACCATACAGCATTGCTAAATCAAAGTCAAATATTACTTTTTCACCACGTATTAAGTAAATATAATTGGTTATGTTATCTTCCTTTAGAACTGGTAACTTTTCCATATCTTTTTTTGCATATCACAATTTGTGATAAGTTCATTTTACTTGATATTAAATTTTATACGTATAAATAACTAAAAAATAATTACAAATTAATTTAATTCTTACTAATGAAGTTTAGTAGCTATAAGATGAATAAATTCTTCACGAGTTGGATTTTTCATAAATTCACCAGTAAATGCAGAAGTTGTAGTTACTGAATTTTGTTTTTGAACTCCGCGCATTTGCATACACATATGTTGAGCTTCAATAACAACAGCAACTCCAAGAGGATTAAGGGTGTTTTGAATACAATCCCTGATTTGATATGTTAATCTTTCCTGTAATTGTAATCTTCTTGAGTATGTTTCAACTACTCTCGCAATTTTACTAAGCCCTGTTATATATCCGTCAGGAATATAGGCAACATGAGCTTTGCCAAGAAACGGTATCATATGATGTTCACAAAGTGAATATATTTCAATATCTTTAACTATTACCATTTGCTGGTAGTCTTCTTTAAATTTAGCTGATAAAAGTATTTCTTCAGGGTTATTATTGTATCCTTGTGTTAAAAACTGAATTGCTTTTGCAACTCGTTCGGGTGTTTTTTGTAAACCTTCCCTGTTTGTGTCTTCTCCAATTAATTCAAGGATTTGTTTATATAATTCAGATAATTTATTAGTGGTTTCATCATCCCACCTGTCAATTCTTGTGTATTTTTCGTTTTTTGCAATACCTGCTCCATTATTAATTACATCCATAATATATTTATTTAATTTCCATAATATTCAACAAAGTTATTTTCTGTTTCAACTAACTTAATACAATGTAATTTAATGCTTAAGTTATTAATATAAGGTTCGAGTTCATTCCATATCGAAACTACAATATTTTCAGTTGAAACTATTTTATTTTTCATAAAATCCACTTCAAGATTTATATTATGATGGTCGAGCTTATTAATTATATATATATTAATAATTTTACTAAGTTCTTTTAAATTAACCACAAATCCTGTTTCGGGATTTATTTCACCTTTAACA
This portion of the Bacteroidales bacterium genome encodes:
- a CDS encoding ORF6N domain-containing protein — encoded protein: MEKLPVLKEDNITNYIYLIRGEKVIFDFDLAMLYGVETRALKQQVRRNIDRFPVDFMFQLTKIEWKELITNCDKLNQYKFSPITPFAFTEQGIAMLSSVLKSKKAIQVNIAIMRTFVQIRKLMQTNKDLADKIEKLETKYNEQFKLVFKVIKQLIKEKVKPRRRIGFKNFENE
- the fabD gene encoding ACP S-malonyltransferase; the encoded protein is MKAYVFPGQGAQFVGMGKDLYDNSELTKELFEKANDILGFRITDLMFNGIDEDLRQTKVTQPAIFLHSVILAKTLGDDFKPEMVAGHSLGEFSALVANKALSFEDGLILVSKRALAMQKACEAEPSTMAAIIGLEDDIVEKICKEIEEIVVPANYNSPGQLVISGSIKGIEIACTKLKEAGAKRALPLKVGGAFHSPLMESARIKLAEAINNTTFNKPICPVYQNVNAKAVNNPEEIKQNLVAQLTSPVRWTQIMKNMIKDGMTSYTEVGPGTVLQGLLKKIDRNIPTTSA
- the folE gene encoding GTP cyclohydrolase I FolE, which encodes MDVINNGAGIAKNEKYTRIDRWDDETTNKLSELYKQILELIGEDTNREGLQKTPERVAKAIQFLTQGYNNNPEEILLSAKFKEDYQQMVIVKDIEIYSLCEHHMIPFLGKAHVAYIPDGYITGLSKIARVVETYSRRLQLQERLTYQIRDCIQNTLNPLGVAVVIEAQHMCMQMRGVQKQNSVTTTSAFTGEFMKNPTREEFIHLIATKLH
- a CDS encoding 6-carboxytetrahydropterin synthase, with protein sequence MLYITRREKFSSAHRLFRDDWTDSKNLEVFGKCSNPKWHGHNYELFVTVKGEINPETGFVVNLKELSKIINIYIINKLDHHNINLEVDFMKNKIVSTENIVVSIWNELEPYINNLSIKLHCIKLVETENNFVEYYGN